Below is a window of Vulpes vulpes isolate BD-2025 chromosome 14, VulVul3, whole genome shotgun sequence DNA.
tgtgcatgtgtatgtattgGCTCACAACGTAAATATTTATTGTGGATCATGgtaaaaatcttttagaaagacTATTCTACAATGTATTCATCAAGCTAGACTGAGTTATGCTCTAGTAACAAATAGCCccaaatttcagtggcttaacacagCAATGGTTTAATTATAATTCACATGAATTTCTCTGAGGGTTCAGGAGACTCCCTGAGGCCACAGACTCAGGGATTCAGGCTGTTACTCTTCGATCTTACAGTTTGCAATCCTAACATAAGACTGCTAAATGACCTTACAGAAAAGAGAACCTATGGAGGACTCTCATCCAATCCTCTATGTTCAGCCTGAGGAGACACACATGCCTTTTGAGCTACTATGCATTGGCCAGTACTGGTCAATGACCCTACGTAAACACAAGGCAACTGGGAAATGTAGGACATCTAATGGAAAACTTGATCAGCATCAGAGAGAGCTTGACACATTCTCTTAAAAGATATTAAGTACTGATTTACATGGCAACCATCTCTTCATGGGTAGTACTGTGAACAGTATTACAACTAGCTGTAAACTATGTGACCACAAACTATTCTAGCAATCTTAACAATGATTAATAAAATACTAATGTATTGTCCTTATTATGGTTCACTATGAAAACAATGTTTAATTTTGTCCTGGGATAATACTTATCAAACCCAAttagtaaaatcttaagaaaggcTGTGACCAAAACCAGACATTAAAGGTGTAAAGTCCAAAGTCTGAGGTTGTGACAAACTGAGACACTGCTTTTCTATACTTAAGTTCAAAAATTGACTTCCAAAAGATTAAAACTGATCATTCTTATAGTGTTATTACTGTACTGTCATTATTAATTATCACTTACAAATTAATAAGAGTGGTTTTCATGTGATCATTGGTTGGAGTGAAAACCACATACTGCAAAACCTGTGGGAAACATAGCCGAGTATTTTAGATTTAGAGAGGGAAATGCTTAATTGGGAAATTGGTGCTCTCATAGCCAGAGTAAGTTCTTGCATGCAAAGTTTAATTTGatagaaatttctaaaaatcaaaatgcCAAGATTAAAGACAGTggttgtgagagagagagagagagagagtggttgTGAGAGAGAATACGGGATTCTAAAAACTCTGAGAGTTTGAATTAACATCAGCGCAGAATGCGTCCTGGACCAAGGAAGATGACTTGGCTGCAGCCAGCTGGGTGGTTGTCTCCAAAGAAGGAATAAATCAACAGAAAAGGTGGGGAGAGGAGCCAACACTCAGCATGTAGGAGCTTAGGAAAATGGAGTCAGGGGAACAAAAGTTGGCAGAGAGGATCTGGAGGTGTTAAGCGTAGGGAATAACAGGCTCGGTATAAAGAGGAATTCCGGTCTCTGAAGAACTGAAATCTATTGAGGACAGAGCCCAATGCATGGGAAGTCAGCGCCTGTCAACATCATCCATCTGCTGATGGTCAGATTCCATGTCCACCCTCAGCCTCCTGAGCCTTATTTGGCTTCCCAAGGACATTAACACCAGGAGAGGGGATAACTATCACTAGGGATACCAGCACCTGGATCTCTAGAGAAAAAGATCCCCTCTTTGCCCTGCAAATTAAGTAGTTCTTAAGTTTTCCCACTAGTCTCTTAGGTATTTAGTTGCCAAGAAACCCTTTTCTTGGATTCAAAAAACTCCAGTTGAATTTGCTTGTGGACTCAAAGGCACCAGGAATCCAAGTTTAACCCAAGATAAATTCTCCAAGCCAGCCTGccagcttcatttttctcttagaagAGTTTCACTGTTTTGAACCTGGGGATAGAATGAACTGATGGTTAGAAATGCACTTGGGATGAAGACTTTGTGTTACTAAACTCTTAATGTTCGGCAACACAtggtttggggtggggtgggggtgactggaaaATCTCAGCCCACAGAGTTTGAGATGCTACAACAGCAATGAGTCTGGGAATCCCTTTGTTTTGATGTTAACTGACACTGAATTCTACCGAGGCTTCAGGCCAACGTGCCCTCACCATCACAGTGTCGGTGACCCACCTCGAAGTGCCTTCAAAGATGTCCCTCTGCACCCAAGAGGATATTCCATCGGCTACTCCAAGCTGGATAGAAGGCAGAAGCTGCCACTTGTCTTTTTCTCTGGAGCTTCTGACTGACCACAGGTGACAAATAAACCAGCTAATAAGCTCCTGATCACAAGGATACAAGCTTGCAGGTGAAGGGGTGGGTGTAACAAGCAAAGGTACCAGCGCAGCAGAGTTACCTAAGCAGGGATGTATCTCATGGTCAAACATACGTCTCAATTGAAAAGCCCTGTTTGTTTGAATAAAACATAAGTCAGTGAGGCTTTTTTGTGGCATTTATTTGCTTTCATCCAAGCATGAGAAATTGAAGTCAAGCATTTGTACTAATCAGGGCACCTGAATGACATCCTTTATCATCAATGTGCCAAACTGACATACGAGTTTTGAGGTGACTTCATTCACCAGCAACACCCCAAATACAAACCTATGATACAAAAATTGCAGGAAAACTAGATTATAATGGCTGCTTGGAGATCTTCTCTTATAAGCTTTAAGTCAAGGAGAGACCTAAATGGAACTTTCCAacatgaaagaggaaagaagaaacaaacatatCTGTTCATatgtaaattcattttataatagaCCTCACTGGCACATGCCCTACACTAAGGATCAGCAAAGTACAGTCCAGAGACCCAATCCAGCCTTCTGCGTGTTTTTATAAATACACTTGTATTGAAAACAGTCATGCCTGTTGCCTTTCGTATTGTATTTCAGCCTGTTTTCATGCTAAAGCAGCAGGGTTGAGTAGTCAGGCTGTACAGCCTATAATCTGGCCCTTTGTAGAAAATGGTTGTCCACCTATCTCCTTGGCCCGGCCCGGAGGTCACCTGTAGCCAGTCTGCACACATGCCCATGCCGAGGCTGCTCTCTCCGCTGGGCGTGTTCTGGCGGCACAGATGCACCAGACCTAATGCACGACAGACAGCAGTGTCGGGGAATCCACACCCCGGGGCTGGAGCCACCCTTACCTGAGGAAGGATGGGAGCTGGTACACAGGTAGCCCAGCTTCCTGGCCTCCTGTTGCCACAATGGGAAGATTTTCTACCTGGTCTCTTCTGGGGTCCCCAGTGGGTTGGAGCCCCAGGTGCCCATGGCAGTGGCTGGCCAATTAATGCAATCTGTGTTGATGCCTCGCTCCCCTGCCTCACGCCCTCTCCCACCCCGTCAGAAGACAGGAATCCCACCAGGGACGGTTACAGGGAAGAGTGATATAAGTACCACAAAGTGAGTAAAAAGGATCCCCTACTTAATTAGAAAGGCAAAAGAGGGGgaatcccagggtggctcaggggtttggcgcctgccttccgcccagggtgtgaccctggagacccgggatcgagtcccacatcaggctccttgcatggagcccgcttctccctctgcctgtatctctgcctctctctctgtgtctctcatgaataaataaataaaatctttaaaaaaaaaaaaaaagaaagaaaggaaggaaggaaggcaaaagAGAACACTAGAGAACATGGACCAAGGAGTCTGCTACACGTGCGAGTCAGGGGCTCACTAGGAAAGGGAAGGTAGCTCTCCAGGACCATGGTGGGGTCCCTGGGAGGGCCACCACCCACCTGACTCCCTCGCATGCCCAGAGCTGGTGTGTGAGTGCAGGTGGAAGACCCAGACCTCTCAAGAGGGCTGCCAACCACTTGGTGCAGGCATTTCTGAGGAGACTGGGATGAGGCTGGTTCTGCGAATTTTGGAAAAGTTGAGAACTGGATATGGCAGCTGCCGTGGAAAGGAACTGCTGCTCCCGGGGTGAAGCAGCACTGCTGGGGCGATGAGAACGAACAAGAAGGAGCAGGCCCCTTCCACCTCCTCCAGCCTTTCCCTCTTCTGCCACCAGGGAGATGCCAGCAAAGCAGAGACAAGGTTGTGGGGTCCATCCCTGGCACCAGAATGCAGAGAGACAGGCTGGTCGCTAGAAGGCAGGTTCTCCCTAAGAGCACTGTGCTCCTGTGATCACAGCTCTAACAGAACACCTGCACCCAGAACCCTGCTTTCTGTTGATACTGAACCTCAATTCTTAGCAGCAGTCTTTGAGAGCTCTggggttgcaagcaacagaaacccACTCTAACTAATGGAAACAAATAAGTGGCATGTCCAAAGCATGTGGAGTAGCTCTCAGAACTCAAGGAAAGTCTGAAGCAGCAGCCTAAATAGCCTAGAAAAGGGATAGAGATAGGAGCAACCctaaggagagggagacacagagggaatgAGTGGTGAGCACATCAGAACTCCCCCACCACCGGCCAGCTCCAGGATTTCCTGCCTCAGTTTTATTTGGCTCAGATTACCACTTCCAACAGTGGGTCTGATTTGTCTTGGCAGTCTGATCAAGGCTCTACGTAAAGGAGGAGAAGCTTCTCAACACAAAGTCGGGGCTGCCACCTGAGGAGTGGGGGTTGTTGCTGGGCACATGCCAACCAGCTGCCTTAGGTTGGATCCTCCCAGAAGTTGAGTCTGAAACAAGGTCAAGTCATTTATTAGAAAGGAGCATCTGTATATAGGGAACAGAAAAGACAGAGATGGAAGGAGACTGATTCAGGGCATATGAGTAAATGGGTTTCTTTGTGGATATCCAGGCTCAGACCCACTGGGGAGAGTGTGGAACAGCCCAGAGTTATCCCAATGGAGGGGAGACAGAGCAGGGGTATTTATGCACCAGGTCCTGTCCATCCTGATTGGGGGCTGCTCCCGGGAGCACAAACGCCACAGTGCTCCCCAGCTGCCATGTGTGTAGACTGAGCACTCCTATGACCACAGGAGCCCCTGGGGCAGAGTCACATGTGCTTGGCGTGAGAAGCCTAGGGAAGTAGGCATAACCCAGAACAGGAAGGGTCAGGGGATCTGGACATCAGCACCCAGGATGGCTCAGACAACAGCAGTTACCAGTCACCGACTCAAATGCTTGGTAAATGGGAGGGGTGGGCAGCTGGGATTCAGCTTCTTTATGGGGGACGCAGTTGTAGGAGACTCTCAATCCTGGCCTTGAGGCTGAGTCAGGATAGAGGAGGCTGGGACTCTCTGGTGCAACAGTTAGGACCAGAGTAACAGTGGACCAGCACCTGCAGCACTAGCACTTAGGTACCTCGGGGCTTGTCAAAGCTCTGGTGTTCTCTTGTCATTAATGCTACAGGGAGGTCTGCTCTGAGCTCCCATGTTTACTGGCaagaaatactttttataaaattaaagtgaTTATTTCCAGAgacctcagagagagagaggaaagctaAAAAATGAACCCATTCTGCAGCTCCCCGGGAAAAACAGATCCACGCAGAGAAAGTGGAGAGAAGCAGGTAAGAAAAGAGCAAGTGAGGTTTTGGAGGGCTGGGGACAACCATCCCAACTAGACCCCAAAGTGTCTATTACAGGGAGCCCCACACTTCACACAGTCAGTCCAACTTGAGGTTGAGGTGAGGCTGCCAGGAAATAGTGTTTTCTTGGTTCCTGCCTCCTTGACTTCACCTCCTCCATTGTCCCTCTACACtcctttatttctcctccttGAACAACCGAAGTCCATTCCTgcccccaggacctttgcacttacagttcctctgcctgaaatgctcttcGCTCAGCTCTGCACATGACTGGCCCACCTTGTCTTTCAGATCACATGTCACCTCAttcatggggttttttttgcttgATCATCCAATCCAAAGTAGACCCCTGGTGATTCTGACACGCCACCCTGTTGCTTCCCTTCCGAGTATCAAATCCCCAATTTTCTCTTACTTAGTTATCTGCTCACTCGcacatttccttcctcctcctgccaaAATGTCATGACTGTGAGAGCAGAACCACAACCAATTTTCTCTGCTGTCTCCCCAGTGCCCAGAACCGTGCATGGCACAGAAGAGACCCCCAATACATTTTTGATGTTAGAttagatataaaaataagctttctttCCAAAAAGATGCCCCTGTCTTTTAAAATACGAACTGAACATGCAGTccacacaataaaaaaaactcaATGGGGAAGAGATAAAGTCTTCAGTGGTTGTGATGTTGAATATAATATACACCCTGATCCAAATTCCTAGTACATGCTGGGCTCTGGCTGATGGTTTCCATCATTCTctcttaagcttttaaaatataaatatttcaaaagtgtGCAGTGGAGTGGGTCCTCCATCTTttagaaagaacaacaaaagcaTATTTCTCTCTTAAAGTCAAAATCTCAAGTGAAGTCAGAACAACATTTTTTAACACTCTAAATAGATAGGAAAGGTGACTATTTAGTATTCTATTATTcataacaaagaaataatagaatgtaATTTACAACTCCATCAATTTTCTCTAATAATGTGTCGCTGTCTTGCCAGATACTTTTGTTTAGGCAGATGCAATAATCCATTTAAGCACATTTACTCAGTGTCATTAAGAGCATCTACACAGAGGAGGAGCAGTTTCTCAACTGGTATAAGTAAAAAAATTGGAGGACTATTAGCAGAAAAACAGAAGCCTAGAGGCAACACAGGAGTTTTTGTAGAGATTGTATTTTGAAGTAATCTGTTTCCTAGGATGTGCATACTAAGTAcctgtatgtgtgcatgtgtgtgcgagAGAGCGTGCAAACACATGTATATTCTGATATACTATATTAAGGTAATTAAGATCAGTGATAAGCCTAAGAAATCTCCCCTTATCAGCACAGCACGCTGTCTGGCACATAGgatatgctcaataaatgctggctGGACTAATCAATTGAATAACTCCTGTATTAGGAACCACGCAGTGacatttgattttgctttttgaaaCCTGACCAAGGATTTGGCAATTTCTGAGTGATACCATTTTCAGTAACTCAGACAAAAGGACGCTGGGGACATATGCTGTGGCAGATGGCACTGGCGGCCCCACTTAGATCCTCACGACCCTTTACCATTGCCAAGTATCTCCATGCCTAAGGTCCAAACACCTGCACCTGTACTTCTGCGCCACAGGTTTTCTTCACCCCCAAAATTAGCACCCTGGGCACAGTCCTCCCCACTGGCTGACAGGAGTTGGTAGATGGACACCCCAGCTCCCTCACCAACTCTGAGGCCCGTGTTCTACTCTGTCTCCCAGGATCCCTTGGGGTGACTGAGCTGCAAGTGTCCTCCATGCTGAGACGGTAGCACACCTCTTGTTGGCTGCCTTGCCATCCCTACCTCCCTGTTGCGTCCCCTCCTGGCAcctcctgggatcacaccccaaatAAACTACATTTGGATCCTTGCTTTGGGATCACCTTCTCAGCAAACCTGAACTAAGGCAGATGCTTTCATCACATACCTCTAGCAAAACACTCCTGCACATGAGCAGGTGTTCATGCCTGAAATGCAATAAAAAGGCACTGATGCATCAACTAGCACACTTCTGGGTGAAGTCCACCCACTCCCTGACTCTCTACCTAGTCTCTCAATGACCCATGATGACAAGCTTGTCTCTTTCCTTAAAGGAGCAGGGCTTGATGGCCCTTGAACATGGCATCCCTGTCCTAAGCGTGGCTGACCCATCTACACTCCCAAGGCCCCTGTTAATTAGACAAAGGGTGTGCGagcaaagaaaactttttaatgaAGGCTTCATTGGCAATGTCAGACGAGCCAGCTATGGTCTAATCCAAACAAGGAACCCTCACCTCActcttttttatcatttgttcTAAAATATCAAAGCACTTCTCCTGCAGGGGCCCCAAAGACATTGTAGCCCATTGAGCCCGGACACTTTAAGAGCTCTTTTCTCCCGATTTCTTCTTGTTTGCCTTTGTCTTCCCAATCATGGTCTCTACAATGACAGCTGTTTCTTCATATGTCTGAATGCTCTCAGTTGAAAATTTCTCAATGGACTCCATCACTTCCACCTTCTCATATGCCAAAGTCCTGGGGGGACTTCTCTCCTGTGGGCTGCTGCTCCTAACCCCGTGCCCCTCAGATCCACTTGGACTGACCCCAGATCTTTGAGATTGCGGTGTAGACGGTCCCTCCGGACCAGGGGTGACCACGGGACAGGGTCCCCTGGACTCCTCATCCTCCTTCTGGTCATCCTGTTTCTCCCCGGGCCCTTTTAATGCTTCAGCATTAATCCCATTCTCCTTGTCAGCAGTATGCTGGTTGGATGGGTGTCCACCTTCTTTCCCCTGAAGATCTTCCTGTCCATTCTCCAGTGGCGGCCCGGGCTGCTCAGGAGAGGGCTCGGCAGGGCTGTCACGATGCAGAGAGTCCTCCTCAATGGAAATAATCACTCCCCCTTTGGCTGGGATGGAGGATGAGCAGAACCCAGGATCCACATAACTGGCATCCCCAGAGACCAGCACGTACCGCCCTTTGGTGTAGAGGTCAGCGGGGGGCTCGGGTTCTTTGGGGCTTTTCACTTTTTCCTTGACCTTCTTAAATAGTTTCCCAAAGGCTTTGCTTATCTGCCCTCCATCTGGCACGTCCTCTGGAGCCCCTTCTGGGGTTAGGGGACTTGCTTCATCACCTCGTGAGTCAAGCTTAGATTCACCTTCTTCTTTAGGTACCACCTGCACCAGCTTTGTGTCTTCTGGACCTTGCAGGGGTATGTCTTCCAGATTCTCATCAGCTTTGTCTTTAGCTATAATCTCCTTTTTCCTTGGAATGTTCTTGGGGACACCTTTTTGTCTTGGTTTTGCTGTTGTTATATCCTGCACAGCCCTAGCgagatctaaaaagaaaaaaagcagggggAGGTAGGGAGGCAGTATAAGTCAAGTCTGTcaatgaaagaggaagagaatgtaTTTGTTGGAAAACAAGCTGTCTTGGAGACCAGTGCCTAGCAGTGGGGTAGAGTTTACCATACCTAGGGAAAAAGGAAACCGGAAAGATGCCTGGGTCTGACCTATAGCACCCATGACCCACATTAAGTTCCTAATgcaaccagctgtgtgactttgcacAGGTTGCTTGATGCCTCTGGGCTTacagaggggagggaaggtgcCGCCTGTTCTGACATTCACAGTTCCCATCACACTGGGTACAACTTACTG
It encodes the following:
- the BFSP1 gene encoding filensin isoform X2, giving the protein MLERLNKEADEALLHNLRLQIEAQFLQDDISAAKDRYKKNLLEIQTYVTILQQIVQTTPQASAITSGMREEKLLTEREAAALQSQLEEGREVVSLLQAQRTELQAQTAALEQSIKDAHECYDDEIQLYNEQIENLRKEIEEAERSLERSSYDCRQLVVAQQTLKNELERYHRIIENEGNRLSSAFIETPVTLFTPSHGTSISSRLGGKDLARAVQDITTAKPRQKGVPKNIPRKKEIIAKDKADENLEDIPLQGPEDTKLVQVVPKEEGESKLDSRGDEASPLTPEGAPEDVPDGGQISKAFGKLFKKVKEKVKSPKEPEPPADLYTKGRYVLVSGDASYVDPGFCSSSIPAKGGVIISIEEDSLHRDSPAEPSPEQPGPPLENGQEDLQGKEGGHPSNQHTADKENGINAEALKGPGEKQDDQKEDEESRGPCPVVTPGPEGPSTPQSQRSGVSPSGSEGHGVRSSSPQERSPPRTLAYEKVEVMESIEKFSTESIQTYEETAVIVETMIGKTKANKKKSGEKSS